The Salmo salar chromosome ssa06, Ssal_v3.1, whole genome shotgun sequence sequence TGCGTCTTTGGGTGACCCATAGCAGGATGGAGACGAGGACCGTGGAGCCCGCTAGAGGGCCGAACACCTGGATTATAGGAAACTCTCCCtgccaacaacacacagacaacaaCCATTTAATTTTGTGCATAGCAGTTATTTTTCTCTTTTGAAGGGTTTCATTTGACCATAGCAGTTATTAAGTTTGAACAGGCTGTGAGTTTGTTTCCTTTGGCAGTTCATACTTGCGTTGTCTTCAACAAATCAGTGACGGAATATGGATATTAATGAATAAgctattgtttttttttgtgatgCAACTTATCGCCATTGTCCCAAAATAATAATACAACATTTTGTAAGAATATTTTCCAATAAATGACAGGGAGGCTGTTGTTGTAACTGACCTCTCGGCGACACTTGTATCCACGGAAGTCATCCACACAGCTACATTGAAAGAAGCCCGGACCGTATGGTACACAGAGGGAGTTCTCAGGGCAGTTCAACGCTGTAGAAGCAAAGTTATGGGGTGAGAAGAAGCATATAAGCTACTGTCAGTTATAAGACTGATGGCAGTTCACTGTAATATAGAATCACAGCTAAAGGTGGCACCCATTTTTTTTTAATAGTTTCATAAATTAAGTTCAACTAGAAATAAGGAATGCTTGTTTACTCAAAACAATGTCACATAGCAGAAAACCATAATGGTAAAGTGACTGACTTACACAAATAACCAGTCTGGTTACAGATGTCTTTCTGTCCTTCACAAAAATTAGTTTCCCCTTTGACCTTCACCTTATCCCATGATGCATTGCCTCCTGGACAGACCAGGTTGGCAGGCAGAATCCTTACAGGTCGAAAGAAGAAAACAATACTATTTTTAGAACCCCCCCAAGACCATATTGCTTGCACCAGAGCTACTTGAGTGCTCAGTCCCTGAgagtacagtacaggagagattTAGCAATGGTGTTAATTGGCAAACATTGAAGGACAGTAAATTGTGTATTGTAAGTTACAGCTCAGTTATAATAATTATGGCGTTGTGCTTACAGGTTAGTTAACTGAATAAAGCCTTCAAACAGTGAATCGTCCAGATTTACAATGGGGTTCAGTGAGAGATCTCTGCAAAGTCAAGAGAGAAAACAGAAGTTAAACGCAGCACATAGTAACACACTGGTAATGCATGTTGAATGGTCTGTTTTCCATACATTGTTGTAGCGCTGAAGGCATCTTGGAGGTCTTCAACATGGCTTAGGGAACAGTTTGATAGGTCCAACCTGAGGGAAACGTATAGAGTGTGATTAATACATGTTGATAAGGGCACAgacagaaaaataaaataaaaagtaaaaaaaaatatgacaGATACTGGCTACACGACAAGTCATCAATTggtatattttttaattttacctttatttatacaggtttttctcattgagagaacatctcttttccaagtcCCATAGTTGTTGGATGTTACTAAATGTTATTACACCAAGTATTTGTCCTGTATGTGCAATTCAGTAGGACCACCAGATTATCAACTGCAAAAAAAAAATTCACTAAATAAAATCATTTTCAAAACACAAAATCTAATTTCTACCCGATGACGTAGTCAGCATCCCTGGTGGTTTCTTTCCGCAGCAGGCAGCAGCGGCCATCAATCAAACCCGCAGCCGCGGAACACAACTGGCTAACAGCAGTGCCGTTTTGGACTGTCCCGTTGCACAGATGGCACAGGCccacctgttgttgttgtggacCACAAATACACAACACGGAGCTATTCACAACAAGACTGTAGCCTAGCAACAATAGCTTTCTACAACAAATGCTtcagaaaaaaaaaactattttacagGCAACTATTGACCAATACTATAGCTTCAAGCGACAaaccaaattgtatttgtcacatgcgccgaatacaatgcagtgaaatgcttactcacaaacccttaaccaacaatgcagttcaatctcagtgtgtgtgtagcatgcagGCTAGCAGCAGACAGTTACAATGTAACACATCCGAGTGTGTAAACAACGTAACAACTCTAGTCTTGACTATAGAAGCAGTCACAATGTAACAACAACGAGTGTAGCCTAGCATCAGCAGTAACAATTGAacgtatctgatataaaacggaACAGCATTGCCTATAGACCTCAAGCAGACCCTTACCTGTAACTCAGTCAGTTGATAACTACTAGAGAAACATAAATGAATGAACAACAAGACCACTGCTGAATTCTGCTGGCTGTGTACACCGGTCATTTTATCACGGCGCAAATCACATGACCGGAACCTATAGGCATGTGACTGAGGGCGAGTGAATCACGGCCGGGTCCCCGATAGGATCTCGTCTCCTTGTCTCGTTTCCTTTTCACACATTGATTGGTGCTCGATTTGAATAGATTTTTAAAAAACACTATGGTAGACTACTGTTAGAGCAAATGCCGTTCAGAAAGATCGTATGTTTTTACTTATAGACGTATTATTCTTTCTGTTCACATTAAATATCATTAAGAGACAGAGAATATAAAAGGAAACCATAACTGTGTTTGAACGCAGCCAGTGCTTCATGACGTTACAATTTGCgcaacatttttttttgcatACCTAAAATGCAGCCTATAGATTAAAgcatttgtatttaacctttatctaactaggcaagtcagttaagaacaaattcttatttactatgacagcctaccgggaaacagtgggttaaactgtcttgttcaggggcagaacgacagattgtcaccttgtcagctcagagaatTCAAAATAGCAATCTTTCGGTTAGTGGCCCAAACgctataaccactagactacctaaaGCCCCATGCATCTCAAAGAGAGAGCCTATTAGACTGTAGTAGTCTATTAAATATGTTGTATTATTAATAGCCTATATTTCTTTGTTCCTTGCCTTTCAAGACAAACAAAAATGCACAGGCTTACATGGCCAAAATCACACATTTTGGAAATTcacaaaataattaaaaaatgtttttatcatGCTGATATTAAGGAAGACATTTCAATTGGTTTTGGAAGTTGTCTGGACTGCTCAAACGCACAGTCATCTGACCATCCCGACTTTCAGGAAAGCACCATCACAGAACAGGGGGCAGAATACAAGAGCAAATCATTTACctaaggaaaaaaaaaaatggcatgCTGTTAGAAAATATTACACATTTTATGTATGTGTGGCTTAACCCCCAAAATAAGCTAAtacttattatttttttttacgtgAATTCATTTAAAAGTAGAAATACAATTGTTTTGCAACGTTTGAAATAAATgtggtccccctctctctcgggAATGGTTTGGACCGGAGGACTGTTGCAACGCTTCTTAATTTCTTAATGATCGACCTGATGCCCATCAGATACATTATTGTTGGACGGCTACAATGCATCCAGTTTTCGTGGATTAGTATCAAGTTTGTTTTCTAGAACCGTTTGCTAGCCAAAACAACCTATTTAGGAGAACTTCAAGACACAAGAAAGAGTTACAAAAAAATCTATAGGCTACAACACATCTGTGCTTGTTTTCTCTCTCGCTCAGTCGTTTGTACCATTTTAGGGCAGTGACCGGGGTTTGCAGGAGCAAACTGCGTCTTTTCATCAGAAAGTTCTAATGATTACGCAAGTGAAGGGAATTGTCGGCACGATTTGGACAACGGATTGCTGTAACAGGGCCAACGGTGAATGTTTTATTTACCTCTTCACACAGAGTCGACGAATAAGTTGAATTGTACTGCCAACAATGAAGGTGGAATGACCTAAATCTGCAACATGGCTGCTACGGGGATGCTAGTGGGAAAAGTTTAGAGTACTGACGTGGGAGAAGTTGTCTACTAatccagtacagtacagcaggaaTTGTTGGATAAagaaaatccccccaaaaatattcGTCGCCTCTGATTGAACAACGCACATAAACACTGTGCGTTGCCCGAGTAAGAGCGGAGGAGTGCAAGACTACTTTCTTCTTCAAATGATTGTAGACTTTCTCTTCAagattttgtgtttattttttattttttcatccaAAATAGTGCATCTCTCGTCCAGTGGGCCATCTGAAATCTAAAATGCATTTCTCCATTCCCGAAACGGAGGTTCGTTCGGGAGAAAATGGATCAACATATGTGGTGAGTTCCTGGACTGATTTTGTTTGTCTGTTTACGGCGTACAGTTATTTTACTGCAGATTCCTAGAATGTGAAATCCATTGCAGATGATTTCCCCTCCAGCCCAGCCACTttacatcacaggaggttggtggcaccttaattggggaggactggctcgtggtaatggcaggagcagaataggtggaatggttgCCCCAGGTCTACCCCATTCATACAGCTAAGCCAATTGATGATAGTGTCTTCTGACTGGGGGAGTTTTAAGTGCGGGATGCTTGCTCTAAACATTAACATGCACCGCTTGACATACTCCTTTTGGAAACATAAGAAATTTGATCTTTCATATCAGCAATAAATaattttcaaaaaacaaaaggGGAAATTCCTAcacctttttaaaatattttttttatagggttagggtttgtgttcccacacggccatatgtCCATGCTACAGAGCTTGtttacagaagacagacagaataCAGACTGAGAACAGAGGCCACTACCTGTGCTATTAGTTATCTAGCATGCTCTGAAAACCTGTCAGTTAACTGGGGAGGAAGTGTAGTTGGTAAACTGGAGGCTCACACAGCTTGTTGATCTGTgcaaaactgctacagtaagtatatatatttttaagattctatatatatatatatatatatatataatcttaaAAAAATATTTCTCACTGACATGAAAGATAAGAAAGCGATGATTATTGATGTTTATAAACGTTAAAACACAGCATTGGAATTGTAGTTTACACTGAACCAAATGTAGGAGAATGGAATGGCTGAAAACCCTACAAATGGAGAATACAATACGGGTCTGAAGCCCACCAGCGGCTGGCCCGGGTCTGAAGCCCACCAGCGGCTGGCCCGGGTCTGAAGCCCACCAGCGGCTGGCCCGGGTCTGAAGCCCACCAGCGGCTGGCCCGGGTCTGAAGCCCACCAGCGGCTGGCCCGGGTCTGAAGCCCACCAGCGGATGCCCCGGGTCTGAAGCCCACCAGCGGCTGGCCCGGGTGTGAAGCCCACCAGCGGCTGGCCCGGGTGTGAAGCCCACCAGCGGATGCCCCGGGTCTGAAGCCCACCAGCGGCCTCTGTatgtttaagaaacattgccttgtgccttgaaaTTAGCTCAAAGGCCGGCAGATGGCGATATCGTGTCCTCATCTTACCGTCCAAAGGCATTGTATTGCCGGTTGCATACAATCGTATCCCACGTGGACCGGTTCGTACCtaaaacattctccattcaggctgcaaaggtGTCGATTTTTATGGGGAGAAGGTGGGGAAAATATGCGTACTTTATTTATGAAatcattttccaccaccatgctagagTGGATCCTTGGAATGCTATTCCCGGATGTTGTGTATCGTGTTCAGCCAATCAGGTTGCAGCAGTCTGTTTACCCATGGCTGAAAGCAGGGCGCCACATCAGGAAGTAGCATTAGCCACGCTAGCATTGTGGTGGAAAATGGTGTTCCATAAAGAAAGTACacatagatatttttttttatttatctatctatcctgtgtgcgtgtgtttttattttttcaattATAAAAGTTATATATTGGAAAGACAAATACAATTTACATCATTCATATTATTTTATATGTATGTGTTACCTTTTGCTCAACTTATTTTCTGCTGTGCTGTTGTTGGCTGATTGGATGCCTTCCCCTTTTGAAGTGAAGGGGGAAAATTGATGGCATACAGTAGCTTCACCTTTTTTTGTTAACAATCATCGTCCTGGCAACCCCATCAGTTGAGACTTCAGGTCTGTTTTGAAATCCTCTGCCTGAAAGTGCTGACTACAAACATGGACATTTCTCCACTGGAGTATTCACATCATAGGCAGCATCTTTATTGCCGCCTAGCCACTGTCGGCTAATCGCCGGCAGCTAACTGATGAAATGTTTCCCCAGCAGCctgtgtgtttgcttgtagtTTACACATCCAGGTACTGAGCACCACACCAAGAGTAACTTTACAGAAAAATGAATAGTTATTCGCAAGCTGATATTCTATGAACCAGTGGCAGGTCCAGTGAGTAATGTTGGCTATTCTCAACTGAATGGACCTCGACAAATCgctatctacttccccagagtcagatgaacttgtgcataccatttgttatttttattttgtctctgcgtgcagtcTGAAGGACGTTGCTAGcaagcgcaattgctaactagcattagcgcaatgagatacccatagacttccagtcattgtgctaacgccaGTTAGCACtggcttgcgaaactacctctaact is a genomic window containing:
- the atraid gene encoding all-trans retinoic acid-induced differentiation factor encodes the protein MTGVHSQQNSAVVLLFIHLCFSSSYQLTELQVGLCHLCNGTVQNGTAVSQLCSAAAGLIDGRCCLLRKETTRDADYVIGLDLSNCSLSHVEDLQDAFSATTIDLSLNPIVNLDDSLFEGFIQLTNLILPANLVCPGGNASWDKVKVKGETNFCEGQKDICNQTGYLSLNCPENSLCVPYGPGFFQCSCVDDFRGYKCRREGEFPIIQVFGPLAGSTVLVSILLWVTQRRKATSV